In Tenacibaculum sp. 190524A02b, the genomic stretch AACCACTATATCTCCTTTTGAATTACAAAAGGCTGATGAGGTTTTTATAACAAATGCAGTAGTAGGAATTCAATCAGTTACACATTACCGTAAAAAAGAATTCGGAAAAAGTATAACTCAGAAAATTAAAAATAGCTTAAGAGTTTCTAGTATTACAGGTTAATTCATTTGAATATCACTTGGGGCATTTGCCCATATTTTGTATTCGCCTCCTTTTTCAAGGAGTAGTTTTTTCCAGAAAGATTCGTCGTTAATATTTAAAATATTTCGGTATTTGTTCTGAGAAATAAACCATGAATTGGTGTCAACTTCACTTTCCAATTGCTCTGAATCCCAACCAGAATACCCTAAGAAAAAACGAATATCACTAGGTTTAATTGTTTTATTAATTAGAAGATCTTTTAAGCATTCAAAATTGCCTCCCCAATAAATCCCATTACTAACCTCAATACTATTAGGAAGTAAATCAGGTACTTTATGAATAAAGTATAAATTGTCTTGTTCTACGGGGCCTCCTTGATATACTTTAAAGTCACATTCTAAATCAGGTATTAAATCCTTTAAGGTGTATTGTAAAGGTCTGTTTAAAATAAATCCAACTGAGCTCTGGTCTGAATGTTCTGTAAGTAAAATAATTGTTCTTTTAAATGAGTTGTCATTTAGTATAGAAGGCTCAGCTATTAATAATCTGCCTCTTTTAGGTGTTAATGCACTCATAAAATCATGTTTAAAATACTAAAATAAGGAAAAATTAATAAAATTTTAACATTAACAATGAAATATTTTATCTGAAGCTTTGAAGAGCTTCAATAACCTCATTTCTTTTTCTAACCGAGACAGGAATTGAGCTATTATTAGTTAAAACAATATAACCACCATCTGATTTTATGAACTCTTTGACATACTGTAAGTTAATTAGGTGGCTTTGATGGACTCTTAGAAAATCATACTCACTTAAAATGTCAGAAAAATATTTTAGAGTTTTACCAACTAATAATTTTTGTTGGTTTTTCATATAAAACTCTGTGTAGTTATTGTCAGATTTACAATGAATAATATCGTCTAAATCTACAACCATGATTTTATCAGAAGTATGTAAAGAGATTTTTTTAGGACGTTGGTTTGGGTAGGTAATAGAATCGTGTAAAACAGATAACTGTTCTTGATTAGGTGATAATTGTTGTTTTGCTTTGTGAATAGCATTGTCTAAATCATCATTTGAATATGGTTTTAAAACGTAGTCAATGGCAGCAAATTTGAATGCTTTTATAGCGTACTCATCACTAGCAGTAACAAAAATAACTTTAGAAGATAGGTTAGGGTGAATTTCTAATACATCAAATCCAGTACCATCTCCAAGCATGATATCTAAAAATAAAATATCAGGTTGTTTTTTTCGTAAAAGTTTAGAAGCTTCTACTACACTTTTAGCAGTTCCTATGATGTTAATTTCTGGGTGATTTACAGTTAAATCATTTTCAAGCATTTCCAGCGCGGAACGCATATCATCTACTAAAATAGCGGTTAACTTTTGCATGTTAAAAATCTGTTTTTAAAGGTATTTTAAACCAAACTTTAGTTCCTTTTACCATTTTACTTTCTAAAAGTTCTTCTAATTTTAAGGAAGAGTTTGTGTGCAAACTTTTTATACGTTCTTCCGTTACTGTGATAGCTAAAGAATCGTGTTTCGTTGTTTTAGAATCTTTTTTAGCGTAGTTTATACCTACGCCGTTATCAATTATTTCACAATGTAAAAAATCCTTTTTATTATAAAACTTCAAAGTAATTTTTCCATCAGCTTTGTTTTTAATACCATGTTTAATACTGTTTTCAACAAAAGGTTGAATAAGCATTGGAGGAATTAAAACTTCTTCGGTATCAAAAGATAACTCGGTATTAATTTCATAAGAAAAACCAAGTCTACTCATTTGCTGTTCCAATTCAATGTAATTCTTCAGGGTATTTATTTCTTCAGATAAACTTACTTCATCTTTTCTAGAAGTATTTAAAATAGCTCGTAATAAATTAGAGAATTTACTAATGGTATTATTAAGTTCTTCCCTTTTACCAGAATTACCTAAAGCTTTTACACCATTTAACACATTAAATATAAAATGCGGATTCATTTGCAATTGCAAGGCTTTTTGTTCCAGTGTTAATAGATGGTTTTCTAACTCTAGTTTTTCAATCTTTGCTGCATTTTTAGCTTTTAAACGTTTTAAGTAATTAAAAGCATAGAGTCCAATTATAGATAGTAGTATTCCAGCAAGTGTCCATTGAAACCATGCTTTTTTATATAGTGGTTTATCAATATAAAATTGAAATTGAATGGGTTTACTTTCTTGTTGGTTAATAACTTTTGATTGTACAGCAAAAGTATAATTCCCTGCTTTTAAGTTGGCTAGATTTACAGTGTTGTTACTAGACCATGGACTGTACTTGTCATTTAATTTATAACGATAAAAAACCTCTTTAGGGTTGTTTATATCCACAGATTTATAAGTAAAAGCAATGTGGTTTTTATCGGAAGGTAATTGTAGTATTTTATTGTAATTATTAAGGTTAATACTATCAATAGTTTTATAAACTACTTCAATATCTTCAAAAGAAATAGATGGTTTGTATGGAGTAGGAGGTTGCTGATCTTTTAATTTAAAAATACCATTATCATTAGTAGCAATCCAAATATTTTGTTGATGGTCTTGAAAAATGTCAGTGATTTTATTACTTCTTATGATATTGTATTTGTTAATTTTTTTAGAGAAAGAAAAATTATTGCTAAGTACTTCAATTCCATCGGTATTGGAATAAATCCAAAACATGTTTTTAATTTTTTTAATCCCTTTAATATGCTGTGTAGAAGAAGTAATGGTTTTTAGCATATTACTGGTAATTACTTTAATACCATTATTTAAAGTAGTAGCAATAACTCTGTTGTTATCTATTAAAATAGCGGTATAATTACCTGTACCTATTCTTTTTAATTTTTTAGGATTAAGTAAATCATCTATTTTCCATAGTGCTTTCTGTGTAGCAACCCAATAGAATTTACCATCAAACTGAATATCATTAATAGCCGTTAAATCTATTTGAAAGTTAGTGCGAAGTGGAGAAATAAAATCTTCACGTAAACGATAGATTCCTTTTTGTGTTCCTATAAAAATATGATTGTTAATTTTTGAAATGCAGTTAACACGTTTACTATCAAAAGAAGTAAGTTTATTACTTGATTTTATAAAAAGTGTGTTTGGTGAACCTATAATCAAGCTATCTTTAATAGCATATAGTTTGGTAATATAATTTGCTTGAATTTGCTGTTTTTTACCAAACAATTTAAAATCATTACCGTCATAGCGTATTACTCCTTTATTAGAGGCAAACCATAAATATCCTACACTATCTTGAACAATACCATTAATAGTATTGCTTAAAAGACCTTCTTTTTTATTAAAATGTTGTGTTGTATATTCTTTAACAGTATGCTGTCCAACAATATTTTGCGCTGTTAATAAGGAAGAAGAACAAACAGCAAAGCATAGCAAAAAGTATGTCAAAAACTTCATAAAACAAACTTAGTTAAATTAACCGTTATTAGAAATAAAAGAGAAGCTTATTCTAATAACGGTTTTAAAATTTTACATTCTTGCATACAAACGTTTATTTGAAGTTTCAGGTTTTACATGTTCTAAATCGCCATATGGTTTTGTAATTGGTTTTAAAACACATAACACAGTTGATAATCCTTTTATAACTAGGGTGTTATTTTTTACTTTCCAATTCCATCTATATTTATCTACAGGGATTTTTAATTCGTTTACCTTTTTCATTAAATCCTCATCATTAGCAATCCAATCCATGACTTCTTCTTGCATGGTAAAAGAAGGAATTTCTTCATCTGAATTATCATAGTTAAACTCAAATTTAATAGGAACATTAAATTGTGTAGTGTATGGCTCACCTATATATCTTTCTTTTTCATTAGTTAAGGCAGAAAACCATTCAATTTCATCTTCCTTAGGATATTTTCTAGCTATTTCTTTTGATAAGTCCACTTTACCAGGCGAGTTAGCGGTTGGATAAAATACATAATAAGGCTTTGCTAAATAATGATTGGTAAATTTTCCTCCAAAAACTGTAAAATAAGGAGAAGCTACCAATTGCGGAACTTTGTCTGTTATAAATGCACTTTTAAGTGTGTTTACTAGCTCTGTGTCTTTTGCAAACTGATTACCATGTAAAATAATTTTAGACGTTTCAGCAATTACACTTTTTAAAGAAGGTAAATTACCGTCATTCATTGACTTTTGTAACGATTTACTAGTAATTCTGTCTCCATTTACAGTAGTTTCTAAGTCCATACCTAACCAAGGGTTACTTTGGTTTACAATATGAATTTCACCATAAGGGTTTTTAGAAGCATTACTGTTTAACCATTGAATAATTTCTTCTAACGAATAAGCGTTTTCAATTATTTGATAATCTTTTCCTTTAAAATACGTTTTAGCGCTTGCATAGTAATTATTACTTTTCTTATCGTACCCAGTAATAAA encodes the following:
- a CDS encoding YqgE/AlgH family protein, with amino-acid sequence MSALTPKRGRLLIAEPSILNDNSFKRTIILLTEHSDQSSVGFILNRPLQYTLKDLIPDLECDFKVYQGGPVEQDNLYFIHKVPDLLPNSIEVSNGIYWGGNFECLKDLLINKTIKPSDIRFFLGYSGWDSEQLESEVDTNSWFISQNKYRNILNINDESFWKKLLLEKGGEYKIWANAPSDIQMN
- a CDS encoding LytTR family DNA-binding domain-containing protein, with the translated sequence MQKLTAILVDDMRSALEMLENDLTVNHPEINIIGTAKSVVEASKLLRKKQPDILFLDIMLGDGTGFDVLEIHPNLSSKVIFVTASDEYAIKAFKFAAIDYVLKPYSNDDLDNAIHKAKQQLSPNQEQLSVLHDSITYPNQRPKKISLHTSDKIMVVDLDDIIHCKSDNNYTEFYMKNQQKLLVGKTLKYFSDILSEYDFLRVHQSHLINLQYVKEFIKSDGGYIVLTNNSSIPVSVRKRNEVIEALQSFR
- a CDS encoding histidine kinase, producing MKFLTYFLLCFAVCSSSLLTAQNIVGQHTVKEYTTQHFNKKEGLLSNTINGIVQDSVGYLWFASNKGVIRYDGNDFKLFGKKQQIQANYITKLYAIKDSLIIGSPNTLFIKSSNKLTSFDSKRVNCISKINNHIFIGTQKGIYRLREDFISPLRTNFQIDLTAINDIQFDGKFYWVATQKALWKIDDLLNPKKLKRIGTGNYTAILIDNNRVIATTLNNGIKVITSNMLKTITSSTQHIKGIKKIKNMFWIYSNTDGIEVLSNNFSFSKKINKYNIIRSNKITDIFQDHQQNIWIATNDNGIFKLKDQQPPTPYKPSISFEDIEVVYKTIDSINLNNYNKILQLPSDKNHIAFTYKSVDINNPKEVFYRYKLNDKYSPWSSNNTVNLANLKAGNYTFAVQSKVINQQESKPIQFQFYIDKPLYKKAWFQWTLAGILLSIIGLYAFNYLKRLKAKNAAKIEKLELENHLLTLEQKALQLQMNPHFIFNVLNGVKALGNSGKREELNNTISKFSNLLRAILNTSRKDEVSLSEEINTLKNYIELEQQMSRLGFSYEINTELSFDTEEVLIPPMLIQPFVENSIKHGIKNKADGKITLKFYNKKDFLHCEIIDNGVGINYAKKDSKTTKHDSLAITVTEERIKSLHTNSSLKLEELLESKMVKGTKVWFKIPLKTDF